In Mycetocola spongiae, the genomic stretch GCCGCGCCCTCGGCCTAGCGCTTAACCGGGGGCGGGCCGCGGAATCATTCCGCGGCCCGCCCCTTTTTTATGCCTAGATGAAGAGGCCAAACCCGAGGGTCAGGCCGTAGATCAGCTGGGCAATACCGGTGAGTTTCAGCGCGAGGATAAACTCGCGCGCGGTCTTCGCGGTGAGCACAATCAGGATCAGCGGCAGGATCGCCAGCAGGCTGAAGAGCACCATCCAGGCCGGCGGGTAGAAGATCGCGATCCAGGTGCCCGCGAGCACCGCAAGCAGCAGCAGCACCACATAGCTGATGCGCGAGGCCGTGGCCCCGATCCGCACCGAGAGGGTGCGCTTGCCCGCCTCGCGGTCCTGCTCAATATCGCGCAGGTTATTTACGATCAGGGTGGCCACGGCGATAAAGCCCGCGCCGGCCCCGCCGATCCACGCGGCCTGCGGGACGTTACCGACCTGCACAAACGTGGTGCCCACGGTGGCGACCAGCCCAAAGAAGATAAAAACAAAAAGTTCGCCGAGGCCCATATAGCCATAGGGGCGCTTCCCGCCGGTATAGAACCAGGCGGCCACGATCGCGAGCGCACCCACGGCGAGCAGCCACCACTGCTGGGAGGCGATTACGAGGGCGAGCCCGGCAAGCGCGGCAATCGCAAAAAACGCCAGGGCCACGTTCAGGACCGTGCGGGCCTTCGCGCGGCCGCTGCCCACGAGGCGGCTCGGGCCCACGCGGTGCTGATCGGTGCCGCGGATGCCGTCCGAATAGTCATTGGCGAAGTTCACGCCGATCTGCAGGGAGATCGCCACCACAAGACACAGCAGGGC encodes the following:
- a CDS encoding 1,4-dihydroxy-2-naphthoate polyprenyltransferase, whose product is MPKGTGKSGNPAARQMSEVRPARAGDWINGARPFTLSMAIAPVAIGTGAALSASDPGAYHWVRALLCLVVAISLQIGVNFANDYSDGIRGTDQHRVGPSRLVGSGRAKARTVLNVALAFFAIAALAGLALVIASQQWWLLAVGALAIVAAWFYTGGKRPYGYMGLGELFVFIFFGLVATVGTTFVQVGNVPQAAWIGGAGAGFIAVATLIVNNLRDIEQDREAGKRTLSVRIGATASRISYVVLLLLAVLAGTWIAIFYPPAWMVLFSLLAILPLILIVLTAKTAREFILALKLTGIAQLIYGLTLGFGLFI